From Gimesia panareensis, the proteins below share one genomic window:
- a CDS encoding ABC transporter permease, whose amino-acid sequence MKKILGILILLIVVCLITAVSNKSFISAYNLQNVIRLTSLFGIISIGVAFVIISGGIDLSIGSVICLVGSLLPYLLVEHGFPVPVALISVMTLAVLIGLAHGLLITKLKLQPFIVTLCGLLIYRGIARGITEDQTQGFGNGYTGLRYLATGKISLPFIEGFKLPVPFLIMIFLAIVAAFFLNKTIFGRYLKAIGNNEAAARYSGIQTDSVVILAYVVCSCLAGIGGILFALDINSVQPEGIGNFYELYAIAAAVLGGCSIRGGEGTILGVVIGAALMRVLRNSITMLGIPSQLEFAIIGAVILVGVISDELVKRYAQQRRAVLQARETL is encoded by the coding sequence ATGAAAAAAATACTGGGCATCTTAATTTTACTGATTGTGGTCTGCCTGATCACTGCGGTATCCAATAAGAGCTTCATCTCTGCTTATAACCTGCAGAATGTGATTCGCTTAACGTCCCTGTTCGGGATCATCAGCATTGGTGTCGCGTTTGTGATTATTTCCGGTGGAATTGACCTGTCCATTGGCTCGGTGATCTGCCTGGTGGGGAGTCTGCTGCCCTACCTGCTTGTCGAACACGGTTTTCCGGTTCCCGTGGCGCTGATCTCTGTCATGACCCTGGCGGTACTGATCGGACTGGCGCATGGGTTATTGATCACCAAACTCAAACTCCAACCGTTCATCGTGACCCTGTGCGGTCTGTTGATCTATCGGGGGATCGCCCGGGGGATTACCGAAGACCAGACGCAGGGCTTCGGAAATGGATACACCGGCTTGCGCTATCTGGCAACAGGCAAAATTTCACTTCCCTTTATCGAAGGTTTCAAGCTGCCTGTCCCTTTCCTGATCATGATCTTTCTGGCCATCGTCGCCGCATTTTTCCTGAATAAAACGATTTTCGGCCGCTATCTGAAGGCCATCGGTAATAATGAGGCAGCCGCCCGCTACTCAGGAATCCAGACGGACAGTGTTGTAATCCTGGCCTATGTTGTCTGTTCCTGCCTGGCAGGCATCGGGGGGATTCTGTTCGCTCTGGACATTAACTCGGTCCAGCCTGAGGGGATTGGCAATTTCTACGAACTGTACGCGATTGCAGCAGCGGTGCTGGGGGGCTGCAGTATCCGTGGAGGCGAGGGCACGATCCTGGGGGTCGTGATTGGTGCTGCTTTGATGCGTGTTCTGAGAAATTCGATCACCATGCTGGGGATTCCCTCACAGCTGGAATTTGCTATCATTGGTGCAGTGATCCTGGTGGGTGTCATTTCGGACGAGCTTGTGAAACGGTATGCACAGCAACGCCGGGCGGTCCTTCAGGCCAGAGAAACACTCTGA